Within the Drosophila melanogaster chromosome 3R genome, the region GTTTAGCTGCCTAATATGGTCGTAGCGACCATGCACGCCAGCCAACATCTTTCCGGGATTGAGCCCTCGAAAAGCTGACACTGATTAATAGCTTAAGAAGCAGGAAGCCATTGCCGTAAAGCTAGCTACATGCATTGGGTCAGCATTCGCATCCGCCAGCGTCGTTATTTGCATGATAAAAGCAAAGTGCTTGCAACGTTCAGCTGCGCCGATTGAGCAGCTCCTGGAGCAGCAGGGCGCATCAGCTGGGTCCGGCAAAGCCATAAAAGCGAGCCAGAGATGATAAAACCGAAATGGCTGCCACGAACACGTCCGCCGGCGAAGCCCTGCAATTGATAACCTAGAATGCTCGCTCGGCTAGCAACGTGACCCAGTTAACACGAAAGTGCATCATCGACGGTCAGGTACGTCGATAAAGTCACACTCGAAAAGGTAATTGGAAAGCAAACAGGGTGGTCTTTACCATCAGATGCGCCTTAAACTAGGTTACTTTATTCCGAAAAGCCATATATCTTAACGTTGCCAGCGTCACGTCGCCGATCGTTGTCCTTCTCATCGCAGGCGTAGGCCAGCAGGTACTGCTTCGGATGCCAGGCCACCGTGAACGTGGAGGCGTCCACGTGAATGTCGGTTACCCGCTCGCCCGTCTCCGTGAAGGCAATGTCGATAATGAGGTCCTCGCTGGCCAAGGCAATCATTCGCTCGTCGTGGCTAAACGATATGGTGCGGACGGGCCACTCCAGGCGGCTGATCATGCGCAGGCAGGCCAGCTCGTTGGCATCCCACAAGGAGACTTGTGCGTCCGCCGAGCCAGTGGCAAAGTATTTACCTGGAAACGAAAGAGGCATATTTAGATATGATATGAGATTGCAATGGCTGCCTACCCGTGGGTCCGAactcaatgcaaatgcagttgGCGGGATGGGCCTTCAGGGTCATCTGGTGCTCGAGACTGGGATAGCTGAGGATATGCATGCAGCCGAGTCCGTTGGTTAGGAAGAACAGGTCGTTGGTGTTGTTCCACGATATCTCGTTGACCTCGAAGCTGAACGGCTCCTCCACGCGAATCTTGTTCGTGCGTGTGTCTATAAAGGTGATCAGATCCTCCTTGTTGCCCACGGCGATCGTTTTGCCATCGGGCGACCAGGCAATGTTGATATTCTCCCCCTTGGTGTTCGTCACCGATACGCATTTTCCAACTCGTATGTCCCAGATGCGCACGGTCTTGTCTCCGCTTGCGGTGGCAAACTGGTCGGGATTGGTGCGATGCCAACACAGCTGGTCCACGGACGCAGTGTGTCCCCGGTATGTGTTGCCCTTCAAGAAGCGGTCCCGCTCCAGCGAGTAGACGACCACCGTCTTGTCGAAGCTTCCGGAGGCCAGGTAACGACCATCGGCATTCCAGCAGACCGAGTGAACCTGTGGGCAGGCGGGAATTCATTGGTTGCCCAATAAATGTGGCCATCGTGCTCACCTTAGACATGTGCGACCGCTGCTCGCGGATTTTGCTGTGACTCCGCAAATACGACTTCAGGTCTTCCAATGTCTGCTCCGTGCGACTCAttgttaaatgtttatttatatttcaaccGGCTTTTTCTTAAAAGATCTAAACAACAATGTGACTGTAGCCCACTAACCAAATTATACTAACTGCCCGATTTGCATTAGCAAGGACTCACACCAATATATCGATTCCTGGCTTAGCGGCTAATTCAAATATTCTTACAATCTCTGAGGTAACGTTTTCAAACGAGTTTCTGCCAACATTCAAG harbors:
- the tex gene encoding tex, encoding MSRTEQTLEDLKSYLRSHSKIREQRSHMSKVHSVCWNADGRYLASGSFDKTVVVYSLERDRFLKGNTYRGHTASVDQLCWHRTNPDQFATASGDKTVRIWDIRVGKCVSVTNTKGENINIAWSPDGKTIAVGNKEDLITFIDTRTNKIRVEEPFSFEVNEISWNNTNDLFFLTNGLGCMHILSYPSLEHQMTLKAHPANCICIEFGPTGKYFATGSADAQVSLWDANELACLRMISRLEWPVRTISFSHDERMIALASEDLIIDIAFTETGERVTDIHVDASTFTVAWHPKQYLLAYACDEKDNDRRRDAGNVKIYGFSE